The DNA segment GTCCGGTGGCGATGGGGCAGCTCAGTGTTTAGTTCGTGTACTGATAGTGTGCAGTTTCATTCTTGTATAGCATTAAGATATGGGCCTAATTATTTCAGCAATAGTTATTTCCAAATAAATTCTATTCATTTTTATAGCTTATTGCCTATAAGCCTCAAACAAGGGCCAAAACATTCTTTAGACTGGCGTATCCATTAGCTGGGAATTATTGAATCAAGTAAATTTGTAGTCTTGTAATTTTATACCGCATTTTCATCCATTTCTGCTGAAATGATACTGTACCCGAGGTGTAGAAAGTGCCTTGATGACAGCAGGATCGTTGGAAGTATGGTTATGATTTATTATTGAGATGCATGTATCTGATCACTGATGTTTTCTCTGGAGTCTAATAACATGTGGCTTGTGAATTCCCAGCATGCAGCTGAAGGGGGGCTGGAAGGACTGCCAACAACTCCGCACCTTGCTGTGATTGGTATGTATTTGTCATTTATAGAACTTTGGCTCAAAACATGGCTTGTACAGTGTATTTTATTATTCTACGATGTAACCTGATTTTGTGTAACTTCACTCTACTTAGTAGGACATATTCAAAACTTAGGAATGAGGCTAGCCCTGGATGAAAggcttaattgctgcttcatcttatgtatgtacagtttgtttaataattaaacatgataacaatgtgcaagtttggccagtagttttccattcttattagagtgtacaaaaaatttggaactcagtagcagtactgttgataagtggggagggtggggcaatctccgcactataaggtgatatgccagagttcatcgagattaatgtgcggccttttgacttgccaaaagcatgacgttctgctagaaagcatgaatgaagctgagcttggcttttctcatcaATGTCATGGCAGGCTAGGTACAAAATGGAGGGCCTTTGAAAAGTTGCCTCGGTGCTTGCCCAAGTTTCGTCACCTCATCACTATTccccattatttaaaaaaaaaacgaagtattctgtcgacaaagttaattcttttttgtcgtgcaatatttgtgaagctttttccataaacaagttctatgtagtatgtttacatgaagcaagcatcttcaacagatataattagtggcgtgtaaagcactgataagggagggcatgttgcatgtgtctgtctactgccagggtaccataaggcctagcaacaagacccagtatggctttttacgagtacatttgaattcggcttctctcagtgtacacatcgaaggccatagagttactcgaattattagatcacccctttagtgggtagcgtttgcgtgtgactaattttttttccttgcaggatcaagcatgggggacataaagaagatcatcgttgcagtggattctacaagaagtcttgagaaggccatgggcctcctccttggtgccttctttgtgttcaacgttgcgtaccctcccgactgccccctcaccatggagcttttgcagaggtaaatgagtgaatgtggatgatgcgtttgataagcaatcggaatccgaggcaatagtgtgagcagcaggcttctttttcctgaggaaaggcactcgccctccttagccagtgcctgcaaatgatcagttctgccctgttcccctgaaattctgatgtcgtcacatacattcctctcgtgcatttcttcgttctctggcacagcaccgtgttgcttttttggcacacctgtatggtgatttgcaagtcacaggcgtctttagaaagtagaatggtaagattattgacatagtgctgcttgccagcagtacatgctaacaagccttgcacattggctagctctggcaattgcgagatgaaggccggacttttaattttaaattgcacccagttctggtattctgacacttgcagaattgcggatttgatcattgtcatgtgatgaatgcacaagcctggcagtttgcattgcctaaacttggtcacgtgtcctgtgagtgcatctagataacacttttcagtgttttgcttatttttttggttggctactgcaagaaaggggctagaacgaagaaccagataggacgggcgactgtcaattattgctaaatgtaatgtgtgcagcacttttataagtaccgacgtcaggaaaaataggagcgaggattaagtgtaaatgcagttattttaagtcgctctactatgtatcgtgtccactggctaatgtcctagtgcaacattacagtgtgtctgactatgggttgcgtccacacatgtggcaagttgccggatgcctctctgcacttttacaggcctcaggttcccttgttaccattgatgcagtgctcgctgtagcctgtgtacaatcagccccgagaaagtagagctctctacctcaccttctgggcactcaacaaaccttttgcaatgatgaatgtcagatttcattttgcattgaaacgggagacgtgacacataggcaggacagcttcacaggtactgtcacaaccattacatggcactttcccctttcacctggtgatcttttaggtgctggcagggttattagcccctttcaaaaaaaaattatgctgtgatcccatatttgttcagaattgctcagtacttgaaatggacaggtgaaagagccatcgtgaagtctgctatgttggcacctgagaagttggccgccctttgtgtcaacagttgcagtgtaaaagaaaaaaaattaagacattcatcatcgtgacaggtttgttgattgctcagaagatttcaggtgtgaaattccgcttatttgtggccaagggcacagaaattagaatgagcattgtgcaaatggtaagatgatgaggcatgataatgaggtttttaaatgtatgcatggttgccacatgtgcaattgcagcctatacctggacatcagggtgttacatcaatactgacctatgtttgcggctgatagctgaaaacactgaaatgcagcaaaatgctcttgcatagttatggtttctagactctgtgtatggttcctgtacatgatgagcacctattgttactagaaatactatacggtgtgtatgtgcaattgtgggctgtttttacgagttataataatggttacatttaggtacatcatctattgttagtgcatgtatatgtagctatttaagcgcactactagtgggctcacatttgttgctacctgattttaatctcgtctttcaatttcgtaatactgtgtgttgcagaaggtagtgcagttcacacattcatggcatttcacgcatgtaggcagagtatgtgattggcacagtttatggagcatggatttattctatcctcgttttgtttccaggtaccttgggcagagcaacccaacgaaagggcgcggcaaaggcagggcctgcggaatcgcaccaaagttgctgagcctgctgaatgcactttaatttatgaataaatgtgcaagtagaaatgtaaatttgtttttgttgcatggtttgtgaggtactgcccactgcaagtgactttcatgtggtcaggttcaccacaatatatattgacacagaattatgttgagacttgtcgtgttgggccatcatactgacaacacagttgcatttcatgttgacaagccaaattttggaatggttaaaagcatagtcatttcgaaattacagcctgctattaccttgatggccaaatgctgtactgacagttatagataatttcaaatttgcaaaaatcttgaagtcataaaaagttttaaaattgacagcttgccatcgcagacaatcagtggtataattacagtttggctatatttttaaatcgataaaaatgacatcgaagtcaggaaaaaacattgtcatttagaaatgacatcttgctgtaactgctacggtcaaatgctatcaaattgacagtttgactgtatttcacattgacaagaaaaacatcaaaatgatggaaaaactgtcatttagaaatgatcttctgctgtcactttgatggtcaaatgtcatcaaattgacggttcagttgtatttcagattgacaagaaagacgtcaaaatgatggaaaaactgtcatttagaaatgatgttctgccgtcattttgatggtcaaatgtaatcaaattgacggttcagttgtatttcagattgacaagaaaaacatcaaaatgatgaaaaagcaccgtcattttaaaatgacggggtgccatcattttaacggtcaaatgcttggaaatagagctgccaaggtatttcccgtcattttgacggatttttttttacagtgtaggatGGGAAGCATACGtggcttggcaagccgtacttctcgttcttctcccgtttccgtggctctttgtaacttgcgctttgcggtctggcgagccgccctctccctggccgacatctcgcttctcacctgactcaacgagtgcgtcaccttttatacaattgcgtgacgtcagtatctcctagcgataggagcgggagttaggccgccggcggaggcaagagttgagccccagctttcacagctgttgtgatgTCATATCATGTGGTGCGCCggtgtaggtcaagtggtagctacgcggccgcgcgcggcgcagcaaggaagagctcgattgtgcggctagtatgcttcgcataaaaaccaGTATTATGGGCTCGCGACCAAGAAGCAGCGCGCACCACTACCGCAGCCACGGCACGACCGCTCCTGCAGGCACGACgttccgaatgtgtgcagcgTCCCCTGCGCAATCATCAGAGGCGCGGCCAACTGGTTCCGTAGAGAGCCCCGAGCGAACGGCCGACTatcaagtatttctagggaccctaacGCTAGTCAACACCCGAGCCGGCGTATgttggagcacgagtgacgtcacgcacggcgcaggtggccgccgccgactccgtcgccttttctctctctctctctcgctccctagtcacaccgagccacaggtgtcccgccactgcgcagcgccgcgcctttcctcaaaatgcaactttcagtttaaaaaataataataattggttttgggggtaaaggaaatggcgcagtatctgtctcatatatcgttggacacctgaaccgcgccgtaagggaagggtaaaggagttagtgaaaggagaaaggaagagagaggtgccgtagtggagggctccggaataatttcgaccacctggggacttttactccactgacattgcacagcacacgggcgccttagcgtttttcctccataaaaacgcagccgccgcggtcgcgattttaaaatttctctttcttctttccctccctcctttatcccttcgtttacggcacggttcgggtgtccaccgagatatatgagatggttactgtgtcatttcctttcctcaaaaaccaaacaaaacaagtgagccgacggcgttgatagaattcatttgcgttgacaactttgcaaaggctgttcattttcacgaaagaaaagagcacaaccggctccgtggctcagtggagacctcaatctcgctttcatgtacatggcgtcggtgtcaaaagcctgctttgattgcgttccgcacactggataggcagtgcgccctccctgccaccctgggaggtcgcatgcagttaatggttgatcgcgatagATTGATCACCAAATAATAGCTGCGGCCTAGgaactgctgcagtgccgcatgtcagccacaacgctgtcagcgctaattcattcattccacatctctctctcaccacgaataaaagcacgaatgaggcgtccacatatccagggagccagttacccAAGCAGCACGGGTCATCTGCCCAATatagcaacaggatggtcccatgcATCCTGGTCATTTGAAGGGcctaataatagtaataataattggtttttggggaaaggaaatggcgcagtatctgtctcatatatcgctggacacctgaaccgcgccgtaaggaacggtataaggaagggagtgaaagaagaaatgaagatggaggtgccgtagtggagggctccgtaataatttcgcccacctcgggatttttaacgtgcactgatatcgcacagcacacgggcgccttagcgtttttcctccataaaaacgcagccgccgcggtcgggttcgaacccgggaaccccggatcagaagtcgagcgccctaaccacttagccccCGCGGTGGGTCTTTGAAGAGCCGGCCTTCGCGAATACGGTACCAATGTTGGGCTAATTACCAGTGCTGCTTGggtatgcgcccttcctttgctcaaagccatcgaaGTCTAAAAAATTGCCAACGCCAACTCCAATAAACACAGTGAACggcgatatctttcgctttgtgtatcctggattatctgagctaatccacattacatttttccttccttcttaacAGCCCCATTCCCCagcaaacggccttgagcctcccttaaTAAATAAACAGCTTATTTATACATTCATTCTTCAAAAGGGTTGGTCTCAGGAGCCTTTGCTCCTCTTAAACAAAACGATAGAACAAGAGCGACTATTGTCGCCTAAGGGCCGCAAACAATAATAGAACACAGTACCCATGACACAGTGTTAATTCTGTTCAAGGAAGATACTCGCCTCATACCTTCATGCTGTACTGCAGAATGGTCGTAAAGCACTGGTTGTTCTTAAGCTTTTGCTTCTAGAACTGCACAAAATacgtgagatgtcagcgcacatcGCATAGCCTTCAATTATTGCGCCCCTTCCGAAATTCTTTTAACCCAATTTTATTTTATCAGAGTAGCCTGAAGGATAAGCTTACTTTCTGTCTGCATTCGTTACCTTATTCATCACTGCTTTGATGGCACCGGTCAGGTGTCCACTTTGTGTGCGGCAGTTGCGCGTATTTTTTccttataaataataataataattggttttgggggaaagtaaatgccgcagtatctgtctcatatatcgttggacacctgcacgaGCCTGCGCGGTAACAAAGGAGTAGCTCAAGAGCACTGCCAGGAtaacaaaaaaatatatacatttgTTTCAGCAGTAATTTTCTCACACGCGCTGTACACTGcattcgatgttttttttttgttgaggaaatgaaaggtgccGCAACTGTCTCGTTTATCGGTGGACCCCTCAACGGTTACCTGAGGGACGCTCTTCTCTGCGTttctactcgccgcggtggctcagtggttaaggcgctcagctactgatccggagttcctgggtttgaaagagaccacggcggctgcgtttttatggaggcaaaacgctcaggcgcccgtgtgctgtgggatgtcagtgcacgttaaagatccccaggtggtcgatattattccagagccctccactaaggcacctctttcttccatccttctttcactccctccttcatcccttcccttacggcgcggttcaggtgtccaaggatatatgagacaagtaggtaggtaggtaggtaggtaggtaggtaggtaggtaggtgacaactttattgatgagccttatgaaTAAGTTAATGCCTAGGATTGCTCTGGCTCTTGATcgcgggtggtggccaacagtccataacGTGAGGCAACCTGTCCAGCCCTCTCTaacagccgcctttgtgaggccggttcggaTCTGGAGACCGCGATTTCCCAatcctctttgtccgtgaggttccagcgagattgTGGTTGGAAGTCTCCGCAGAGattaaaatgtggtcaaagttcactctcggagccccacaaagagagcattcggttctgcattggcctgggtggataagggctaacaaagccggtgaagggaatgtgcgagcctggagctgtcctggtagtttgttgttctttcgacaGGTAGATGTGGGGGGGGGGATAGACGGGCATTTGCTctctgtaatggagggttatttcatgataggtgacgagccggtccctagcgctacacCGGTCAACGGTCTGCCCTGCTCGGTTGAAGTACACTCGAGCAAGAGAGTGAGCCACTTCGTTGctggggttgcctgcgtgggctgggaCCCAAACTTTTTGAAGTGGTCAGGGTTCTGAGGAGtgagaattgagaatttttcgcgtgatagaatgaatctgtccccgtgcaaatttcgtgattgctgtttagagtcactcagaatgagtgttgCAGCGGAGGAGAAAATGGCAAGCGCTGTGgccgcttcttcggcttcaagtgaggttgttccTGGAAAACATGTTCTCTTTTGTCCATAGCAACCAATTAAAACTAGTTATAGGTGGGGACCTAAATATTAATCTCCTTAA comes from the Amblyomma americanum isolate KBUSLIRL-KWMA chromosome 1, ASM5285725v1, whole genome shotgun sequence genome and includes:
- the LOC144117274 gene encoding uncharacterized protein LOC144117274; this encodes MSVVPASLPTRRSPVVVVPSRFSLCALLLPGCALCFLRHFAFLCVARWKAAKTQSRNVWAAAENQLQRVEHAAEGGLEGLPTTPHLAVIGSSMGDIKKIIVAVDSTRSLEKAMGLLLGAFFVFNVAYPPDCPLTMELLQRYLGQSNPTKGRGKGRACGIAPKLLSLLNAL